atttgctgtaaaataaatacaagagatgcaacattttgaacatttttgttaTGATGAGAGACTATATTAAGCCGGCAGACAAGTGTTACATATGCACACTAAGCTAAATACACACATGGTCAAATGCACACTTAGAGGTCAGACCCACACAAAGTCGAAACCTGTGGGTGGCTGCTAAGTCAAGGCCAGTGACTaaagagatgtgtgtgtgtgcgtgtgtgtgtgtgtgtgtgtgtgtgtgtgtgtgcgtgtgtgtgtgtgtgtgtgtgtgtgtgtgtgtgtgtctgtgtgtgtgtgtgtctgtgtgtgttgtgagcaTCTGCATGTGTGAGGGACACTGGtagtctctgtatgtgtgtgagagtgtttaAATTCAGTGACAGCTGTTCATTAGTCCATTACAACCCCACACTGCTGATTCCTCAAAGCAGCAGACACCAGCAGAAAGAGACACTGGTGAAGGCATCAACTCTGCAGGAAGGACACGATACATTTCATAGATGcagaaaaacagtttgttttgttttgttaatctttattttgatggtttttagttttattcataaatactACAATTCATTCTATAATATCTAGTGTTGGAAAAGGGCTGCAACCTAAAATTTATTGGCCAAATGGTAACATGCAAGatcttgatttttttgttgttgttgattttgtttattgCACCACATTTTAAAATAGCAGATCATGTAGATCTAGTTAAACTATTGTTTTGATTTGGTGTTAATCAGAATGCTTTATATGGCTCCAGATTCATGTTGGTGTTTAAGTGTCTTTATGCACCTTTACACCTTAGCTTAAAAGCTGTAATTTATTATGTAGAAGATGCaggagggtaaaaaaaaaaaaaaaagctctttgttGCTAGTCGATGGATTCAGAGAAAATATTAGGATTCCACTTCAACATATTTTTCTGGCTTGGCAGAAGATGTAAACCCATAGTCGCTACGGTGGATCACTTTTGTTATTTCTGCTATCACATATCTGTGTTTCACTTAAAGCTCCATGAAAATACCTGCTCATTCTATCATCCATGTTCTGATTACACCACAGTTACACCATGACAGTGAGCCTGTAAATCTACAGTACAAATATAGCAAATATTTCGTATCAGTACatcagagaaagaaaggaggatcGCTGCATCATAACATCCGTGCTAAAAAATctcatcctctccctcctccagaGTGAAGTAgcccacttttttttaatctgatgtCCTCTCAGTTACAATCAATCCCTGTTATTACATATTAAACATCTAAATGATAAAATTTGATCAGCTGTACCTCTAAGTTGACGTGCATCAGTATCTGGCAAGAAGTCTCTACTGTATCGTGCCGggataaaaagaagaagaagaatgttttTGGACTGAAGGGTGTCTTGGTGAATGATCAATCAAAGCTTTTACTTTAAGATGACAGACACAAAATGAGGCACAATTGCAGGGGTGGAAACTGTTCTGTGTGTCTTTGGAAAAAACCAACTGGATgaggtgtgtttatgtgtgtgtggagagagagagagagagagagagagagagagagtgtgtgtgtgtgtgtgtgtgtgtgtgtgtgtgtgagcatgtgggTGACCGGCGATGGAGGAGCTAGGCGAGGGTGTGATGTACTTGAAGAAGTTGAACGTGTTAGATAGAAGTGACCATGTGCCATGAagtgagaagagaagaaagtaaAAGCGAAGAGAAAggtgaggaaaaaaagtgatatgcTAGGAGGGGAAAGAGCTGTGagtatggtaaaaaaaaaataagtgatgAGTGTTGAGGGAGAGTTATTgtaagttttctttttgtgtggGATGAAGTAGAGATAAGATGTGTTGAAagggcagagggagaggaggggaacaAAAAGAAGCGAACAtgccagagaaggagaggagacagagggaaagagaggagaaaggagcaGAGGAGCGAGGGCAATGAGCTGGATTGAATACCATCTGACAGGTCCAGCTGGGAGTTTGCCCACCCCGCAGCACCGCAAAACCCCTCAATATGGAGGCCAATTACTGCTGCCCGCGTGACCGTGGCATGGCAGCATCAGAGACGCAACCCTCCTCCTCGCCTCTCCATTCCCTTTTCCTCTGCACCCCCCCCTCAACCCTCCTACCCTCCCCTCATttcctcaccccccccccccccccccccaaaaaaataaataaaaaacactccCACCATCTGTGCAGAGTGACAACAACCTCTATACCCTACCATGCACAACACAGACtgtacactgcacacacacactttgggcaaacacacacatcaaacatgaCAAATCCTCACTGATGGGCTCTGTGTGCTTTTCATACTCGACAGCAAGTCTGTGagtggtttggtttggtttcgTATGAGCGTGCGTGTCTTTTTTGACCCAAAAAACACCACAATGGGGTCTTTCACACCTTTTTTTCCCTTGCAACACACAAAGACAGTTAGACACAAGCAAGGATGGGTATTCGGGGagtatacaaacacacacacgcacaccgtTTTTCCACATGATGCAGTGGAATTTCGGCCTATGCCAGCTTCATTTCTTTTCACAGAGCTGGGCGTGTCGCTCAGGCTGgcagggtggtggtggtggtggtggtggtggtgatgatgatgatggtgggaGGGTGCAGGCAGGGTGGGTGAGCGTGATGCAGTGGCACCCAACGCCCACTGCAGTGGAGGTGACTCCCAAATTTAGCTCCCCCTGTGCGGCCTTCTCTCTTTGTGCCCTCTCTTCAACTGGTGTGTGGGAAAAAAAGGGGAGTAagtgacaaataaaacatgttgcaTATACATCATAGAGCTATCTcccaccctcacacacacacacacacacacacacacacacacacacacacacacagtctcacatGGGTGCCTTACAGTCAGACTTTGTCACTCATATTTTAATATCTAAATTGTTGTTTTGAGGTTGCTTTATTTCTATTGTCACTGTCCTCTGCTGCACAACCAAACTCTCTATTTTGATGATTAGTCCCGTGAAAATTAGAGATTAATCTCAAAATAATTAATCCGATAAATGTTTATCTAATCTGATAAATGGGAGTAAAACTCTCCAGATGGAGATTTATGTGCTACTTTGTGTCGTGTTTGCGGTGCTCTGCTGCGATTTTTAAAGCAGCTACACTGAGCTCTGTGCTGGATTATTTCATTACGGTAATTGCATGGTATTTATGGTATTTTATGAACAGTAATTTGAACAATTACGCTTGAATAGAATcccaattaattgattttatggACTTTAGTTACGTCAGTTAAGCCCTATGTTTAGGATCAGCATTATATAACAGCCCACTGTTTTTGGAAGGTGACATGcacttcttaaaaaaaaaaaaaaaagatagatagatagataaaaataaaaaaaaccctaataAGGAATTAATGAGATAATTCGTTTACCCCGAGATCCAAGTGTACTTGATTTTTTTAGGGGTTAACAAGGATTGGTTCGTCttattttgtaaataataataataataataacaataacaataataataataataatagcgtAATAATACTGGTATTTTGTAATAAAGTCAGACCATTTAGGCTGTTGGATGAAACTTAAGGGTCTAAATGAGGCCCACAGGTGAGTTTACCGGGTTAAAAGTCATACCTATACTTTTTAAAAGTCTGCTGCAGAAGCCAATAAGTGAAGATTTAATAAACACTTCTTTGACCCTTCAGAAATGTTTGATCACATGCATACGTCGGGCTCACCGCAAAAGTGCgtcaccacaaaaaaaaaaaaggtctcttTTTGTCCGGGACCGCGTGTGGACATTCAGCCTCCTTTAACGGAGAATAATGAACAGATGCTGAGTGAATTAGGAAAGAAATACTGGGTCCCTCCCACAAGGGCCACTTTGGCAGGGGCCGCCTGGCTGCCACGTGGCGCAGCTGGCACCGGGGTTGGTGATGGTGGGCTTTACTGGTCTCTGGCTTTACTGGTGCTCAGACATTTAGCGACTTGGCACCGCACTCCGCCATCAAATCCTCTGCCAGCCGCCGCTCCtcctcactaaaaaaaaaaaaaaaaaaaataccccaCCGTCTAACTGAGAGGTTCGGACAGAAAATACAATCACTCACCTTGCCATCAGAGGCCTGCCCTTCACCTGGGACAGGAAACTAAACCCTGACGCAGGAGGATACTGGAAATATCCCAGCAATACTCATTTCAGAATTACAGCGTTATATGATGATCTAACTCTGCCACACAGGCCTGCAAAATACCTCAATATTAAAATGAGAATACTGGTTATAAGGCATCCCACCACTCATACAAGTGTCTCCAGGAACGAACGCTTTTTCTTTGCAATTACTGAATCAAACCGCAGTCAGTTTGGTggataatctttttttttttttaaaaaaagaggaaaattcTGTCAATCTGAGAATGAGGAATATCAGCTTTAGCTAATTTTAAAGGCTCATATTTTACTAATCAAATGTCTATATGATGCCGTGGCCTCGAtagtcaaaatgaacattaaccCAAAACCTCAAACCTTCCACCAGGATAAATAGATTCTTAATTGTCTCTAaattattcatcattcattatATCTAACATACTACAATATCTACAATTTCTGTGAGATGAATCCACCTAGATTAATTTACTCTTTGCATTTGACctaatttattttttagatAAATGGATGGAAATGCTATGAATCTGTAATATCAGTTAACTGATGTAACATATGCTATCAGGGTAAGCTTGAAGAAAACCAAAAGTTTTATTTGAGAACAACAGTGtttgagattttaaaaatgtttttaaaaaatcaaaaatatatcttataaatatataaaagctTCACTGTTTTACCAGTCTTTTCAATTACTATATGAGactttcagttgtttttatttatcttttggTAGTAGTAATGAGCAGTATAACCATTTGGACTGTGTGtaagaggagtgtgtgtgtgtgtgtgtgtgtgtgtgtgtgtgtgtgtgtgtgtgtgtgtgtgtgtccattatGCCATCCGTGGTCTTCTTCATTTGAAACCAACGGGCCATTGATTCACCTGATTTTGCACCTGCCCAACTCTTTCACTGTAATCAAGGTTCTCAGGATGAATAGATGGtataatttgtgattttggtctttataaataaaactgactcgACTTAATGTCAGATGGGCCTTTTCAGTGTAACTTAAAATCtaattaaaagtataaaaaaaaaatactctaaatgtaataaaagtacatttttgcagTCATGTTGAATTTGCTTACACCTCTCTCAGTTCTTTTTTGCCTGGGTCAGTGTTGGACGGGCCAGTTTCCACCCTGCGGTGCTCGGTGCTGATTTCCCCTGGACATCCGCAACAACATATGGGACCAAAGGCAATGATCCAGTATGGTGCCTGCTCCCACTATTGATTTGAGAAATAACCAATAATGTGATCTGGCCACATgaactcaaaatgtcaaacattcaaTTTGAATGTGAGAATAACAGAAATGTGACTGTCTTTAAATTATTAAACAGCTTTTTTATAATGATATTCTCAGAGCTGTTAAgcaggatttttattttattttattttttgtagctGAACAACAAGACATGATTTATCAAGCAGTTTAGCTGTTTAGTCATTTTTTGGTTAATGCTTATATTCTAGTTTGGAAATATATGTGTTAAGACTTGTTACCAAGATAATTGTTTAACTAGCTGGACAGATAAACTCACCTGAGAAGCCTAAAAAGTGTCTGCTGCTGGAAATCAAACTGAGCACTAAAATGGACCCCGAGCTGTACAGAATATGTCAAGTGTTGCTCTGAATGAGGCCTTTAGTAGCTTAAATGTTCAGTCTTCACTGATCCATTGCATTATTGAGTGTACTGTATGCGAAGGACTAATGTAAGGATATGGTGTACAATAtaatttgtacaaaacaagTGAGAATGTGAAGTGTCTTTTAGGTTTTAAGTATTTGTTGGTTTCACATTCGGTCTGAAGGAGGCAGTTATTTGTTGCCATAAATGCATCAGAGTTGTGAATGTGTGACTTTCAAATTTTTTTGGTTGCTGCAACATaacatctgttgttttgttaaatgtatcAGTGCACCTTGCCtcaaacattcattcatacaaaTGATTtctattgaaataaaaaaaaaacatttagtatCTTAAATAGTTGCACCAACAGGTCTGGgattttaaatgactttatATAACTGAAGTTTACAGGTTGCTAGAAGACATGTTGATTCATCCACATACTTCAGTGTTGCTGTATGTGCATAACCCTTCTCTCAGGTGCAGTTATATAATATGTATGATAATGTGTAAAATACATCTGTGTTTCACAAAAGGTGATCTCCAAGGAAACATGCTGTATGCATTTTTGGAGGGATACACCTTATGAATAAATCCAATTAAAGCCATTTGCCCTCAAAACCTCCTTATATTATTCGCTGTCATGTGCAAACTGGAATGActctgacaataaaataaaaagtctaaatttctttctttttaaaggtgcaatctGGTTATTTTTGCAACAACTTTTCAAAACACTTTTGGTGTGTACTGTGATCCTTAAAAAAAGCAATCAATCAATCTCTTATTTGACGTGCTTGATTAGGTTTCATGCCTTACATGTCCAATATGCAGCATTTCTATTTTCACTATTTAGACACTGTATTCACTATTTCATTGATTTATAACCAATTAATTGTTCATTATGTTAGCCTAAACCATTTAAGATTCAAGAATTGTTTAGTAGTCGTTTTGTGGCCTGTTCTTCAGATATTTTGTGGGTGATGTAAgccagtgatgtcacagatcaaGTCTTCTTATAACAGAAATTCCTTAAAAAATAGATGTAGTTCTGTAAAGGGCCTCCTACCATACAAGATCTTTTTTTTGACAACTAAACTGGTTTTTtaccatgttttattttctgttttgtggtAAATTCCCAAACCAAAATTAAGGTCAATCTCAGAACTTGTAATATTCATGCACAATCCACtgtgaaatttaaatatatatgttttataacataaaaacaagctaagcaaaattgttttaaaatacatgtatatactACATGTTTATATAGCCTAATTTATTGTCAGTATTGGGCTATGTGGTCACCAAAGTTAAGATTTAAGACATAATCTAAGAAATGCCTTTCTAATgtttaaaaattacaattttcaaTGTATAAAGTTCAGAAATaacttgaaatgttttaattttgagacAAATTCACTTAAAACAAGGCAGAATATGCAGCCAAACATTTAAGATGATATTATTTCAGATGagcattttttaattttccaaatTTTATTTATAGGATAATTGAATAAAAACGACAGAGCCACTGACTTCTGCCTACATACCCTCACAGTCCCAGAGTGAATGCTCCCCTGGTATTCAGAAGATTTGTTCGATCATATCAGacaattataaaacattttttttatttctgttgctcGTGTCATAACATGTTTCTTGTAGGCCTATACATCGTTTATGTCATTTGCTCTCATTCTGCATACAGGATAATACTGGACACACTGTGATTGAATGTACAACAGTAGGGATGACATCAGTAAGAATACAGAAGGTTATCAGTGGACTCTTCCTGTCACTTTTATCTCCCATCCTTTCTGAAGCCCCTCTTGCTTACCAAAACAATATTACACGTTATAGGATTGTCATTATAAGGTCAATAAGCCTGATTGGACCGATGCAGGGGCTCAGTTGTGGAAAAAAGCATTGAGGTCCTCATACGGGGGCGCCCTGTCATGGTGCAAGTGCACGTCGTGGAAGGGTGGAATGTTTTCCGAGTGCGCACCACCGCTGCGCGCACCCGAGGGGCCAAAGGGTAGGCTGTGGCTGGGTCGAGACGTGGTCAGTCCGGAGTAATGCATAGAGTAATGAtagttcctgtctgtctcagagGACTCTTGCTGCCTCCCGGACAGCCCGCCGTTCAGGCAAACGGGCGGGCTCTGCTGGCCCTCGTAGTCCGGGCTGTTGTAGTCAGGGGACGTCCCGCCCGGCGGGTACACGCCCTCGTACCCAGAGCCGTATGAGTGGCCCCGCAAATTGATCCCACCGGTGCCGGGCTGGTAATGAGGACTGGCGATGCGAGAACACCGGTAGGAGTAAGGGTGGACGGAGAAAGGAGAACTGGGCATGTGGAACCGAGATCCGTCTGAACATGGTTCAGTCAGGAAGTTCCTGGTGTTGAGCTGCAGGCAGCCTGCCACCAGGTTGGTAGTGGGCTGGGACAGGCCTTTACACAACATCTGCACGTAGGCCACCACATCTGGACGTTTCCCGTTGCGTAAAATCTCTCCAAGCGCTAATATGTAGTTCTTGGCCAGTCTCAGAGTCTCTATCTTGGACAGTTTCTGGGTTTTGGAGTAGCACGGCACCACTTTGCGCAGATTGTCCAGCGCAGAATTCAAGTCATGCATGCGCGTGCGCTCCCGCGCGTTGGCCTTCATTCGACGGACTTTAGAGCGCTCCGCGCGCGCTGGAGTCATCTTGCGTTTCTTCGGGCCGCGCTTCTTGGGTTTGTCTCCACTGTTCTCATCCCCGCAATCCTCTTCCTCGgcctcatcatcttcatcatcatcgcCTGCCATTTCAGACTCTGCTCGACTGCTGCCTTCCTGCGGCTCGTCCAGGTCGTCCTCGTCGAGGTGACAGTTCTCGTGATCTCCGTCCTTGTTCTTGCAGTCCTCGCTCTCATTGTCCTTCACCCAGTCTGCCGCGAGCCTCTGGACGTCCGGCAGCACCTCGCTGAATAGACGGCTCAACATTGTAGCAAGCAACCTGCAAGAGAGACAGTCAACACTTGAGCTGGAATGttctgcctgctgctgtttaCGCAGCCTCAGGTGAACCTGCCTCACTGAGCTCTCATTAGGTGATGTGAGGTATATGTTCCTTAAAGGGAAAAGCTGACTACAATAACTTATTCTGTAAATGTTTCACAAACTGTTTGTGGTATTCATCAGTGTGGTTGTCCACGTAATGGAAGGCCTGTACTTTTTTATCCCGTATTTTATCTCTTTCTCATAGCCTGCGTAGCCCAGCTTTTCAATGATATGTTATATCCCCGTTTAATATCTCTAGTTAAGTTGCACAAGACACCTATGAGCGAACTTTCTCTCAGCTTTAGGGAAAGGCAGGTCCAATAGGCCCAAAACCCGGCTCGAAAGACTAAAAACGGCTACAGACTGAAATGTCTGAAATATGTCCACAGGATATATTGAATATCggttaaaggaaaaatgttgCCACCTTAACATTAAAACCTTAGCGTGAAATAAATCCACATAAGTAATAATAAGCTAAATTGAACAATCTATATTGTATTGGTTGTGGTTTTTAGGCGTTTTTTTAGCCGAAATTACATAAAGTAAAATGGCTGAGCATTCTTTAAAAATTTCGATAAAACTGATTATTTTACGGCCAAAAAGCAACAGCCTGGGCCACCCCATCGGTCTCCACATGTGCCTCGGTCTGTCCCCTCAAGCAGTCCGGCACAGGGAGCGGTGCTGGCCTGCTTCAGCAGGTCCCCAAGGGACGCATTAGGGTGCGGGTCGCCTCTCCCTCTTCTGTCCAATAAATTATCAATCTGGAGGAATTCCAGCACACTCAGGCCTCACACTGGACCACAAGATCccaaacattttcatgtgtttgaatATACAGGTTTTTATACAACCTCATTTAAAATTGAGGAGATTTATGTTATGAATAGATCCACATAATTGCAGAAAGGATTTTTCagaaagtgaaataataataaagacattgaaatacattttttttccccatgagACCACCTGCAGCGTCCTCAAGGACCCCTGTGCGGATCCATGAACCTCATTTTGGAACATACCGGCACAGCAAAATCATTATCTGACATTTAATTCTCTGAACATAAGTCTGTGGTTTTTGTCGGCTCTTAGTTCAGGGGCCTACGTGTAAGAAAGCAGCAGAGTGTGTTTTAGAAATTGAtattttttcccttcatttaGATGGTTTATAGATTAATCAAAGCTGTTAGTGTAAAGGAGCAGGATTTAACGACAAAAGATTACTAATTAAATATTTGAACATCATAATTTGGCTATTAGTTTCTGGTCATAATTAGTAAGGCCATTAAAGTATCTCCCCCTCCTTAATGTATTGGTAATATATTCACCAATAAACAGAGCTACATTTAGGCTCGTTGTGTAAAGTGAACATTTAAATCAGTAGCTACAAAAGCTATAATCTCTCATAAATCTATGTAGATTTCCCGAGTATCctgagatcagctgtgcttgtGGAGTCCAAGGAcgtattttttttcctaatctTGTAAGCACAATGTAATTAATGCCAACCAATACCTTGTCAATTAGCCTGCGTATCTCTATGGAGAATACTACCCCCACAGTGCTCTGAGGCGCGTCgtgcaggaacacacacacacacacacacacacacacacacacacacacacacacacacacacatacacacacacacacacacacacacacacaacctcttTAGGTATTCTACTAAAATataattctgttttgtttgttttttactttacaCACTCAAATGCTCCTTTTATAAATTAATACAATGCAATTTATGAATACAAAAGTAGGATCTCTTGGGCATCAATGTTGATTTGTAGattcactgaaataaaatcTATCATTTAAACGCAAGTAGATCAATACCCTCGATTAGACCAGCGATAAAGAGACTGAAGAGGAGATTTAAATCCTGTCAGATCACGTCGCATGtcagaaaaagatttttttttaaaaaggggggACCGGAGAGAGACAGgtgtgataaataaaataatctgtgACAGTCTAattcctccctcctctcacaCTACAACAGGCgttaaaacaaagacagaaataaatctGATAGTCTAACATTGATTGGAAACCTACCTCCGCGGTGGAGCTCAGTGATGGGGCAAAGCGGGTTTGTTTACACCATCTCTCTCCGGGTGGGTATCGCATCCACACGCCCTGCACGGATGCTTCTGCAGGCGAGGCGCTGT
This sequence is a window from Thunnus albacares chromosome 20, fThuAlb1.1, whole genome shotgun sequence. Protein-coding genes within it:
- the LOC122971347 gene encoding neurogenic differentiation factor 2-like, producing MLSRLFSEVLPDVQRLAADWVKDNESEDCKNKDGDHENCHLDEDDLDEPQEGSSRAESEMAGDDDEDDEAEEEDCGDENSGDKPKKRGPKKRKMTPARAERSKVRRMKANARERTRMHDLNSALDNLRKVVPCYSKTQKLSKIETLRLAKNYILALGEILRNGKRPDVVAYVQMLCKGLSQPTTNLVAGCLQLNTRNFLTEPCSDGSRFHMPSSPFSVHPYSYRCSRIASPHYQPGTGGINLRGHSYGSGYEGVYPPGGTSPDYNSPDYEGQQSPPVCLNGGLSGRQQESSETDRNYHYSMHYSGLTTSRPSHSLPFGPSGARSGGAHSENIPPFHDVHLHHDRAPPYEDLNAFFHN